aattaaataggatttggtttttatttgtgcataaatacattttactatCTAATTCATATTATCCATAATCCACTTTgtgtagtaaaatatatttgtgaaaataCTAGGCTTGCTTCTGCCACAGCTGTTGGTTGTTGAAACGATTCCTATAAGATTCTTTCCATTGTAAAGCGGCCCACCGCTGTCTCCCTGTagacaaacataaaatattatacacacTGCATTCAAATCATATACGTCGTATAAAAACTACGCAAATATCTACAaggttttgtaaattaaattgcttaagaCAATTTTACATCTGGCCGTTACGAGTGAAACTACTTACAAGACACACGCTGGCTTCTTTCTTTGCACCAACAGCACAGAGTTGCTCTTTATGCAATGGTCGCCTTCTGTCCGTGTATAAGCTATTACATTTCTCTAAAGATAATGTGGACATATTGAGGGTTTGCAGTTGTCTGAGAACTTCACCGTAACGCTAAAATGCATTaggaaaaaaagtaaatttatgaaTCGAAATGTGAGTCTATgctaacataatataatgaggagagatttatatatttgaaacaatATTGACGAGTTTGAGTAGTCTTCAACCTGGATTCACCGATtgcaaacaaaaaatttaacagctaactaaaaatctaaatgacCCCAGAATAATataggctatatttatttctaaaatataatataatacaaattgttagaatatttattagtatatttactCTGTTCATCTTTAACTGATGTTTCCATCATCTTTATGGCATGATTTCCCCGGCAATAACTGTAAGCCTACCTACCTCTTGGCTTCCAAAACCATTAACCACCGCCGTTGTTCCAGGTTTAGGCTCACGCTCTGGCAGCTCGATCGCAGCAAcgtatttgttaaatttcatCTCCCCTTTAACTCGGACCAGACTTAAATCATTCTTTACATAGAAGTTGTCATCgtaaactattattttgtcTGCTTGAAACGACTGACCTCTCTCAAGAGTATTCAAGATACCCACTACCACTGTAACTAGCGATGTATTATagtaactgaaaaaaaaaatcctatatTATTGCCCTACAAGCAATAAAGTATGGTCAAAGAGACATGTAAAAATGCCCCTGTTTTTGTTTACCACCATAAGTAACtgtgaaaataaatgatcatgaacaAAATAATAGTGTATCCTCTATTTGTTTACTTACTAGGTTTGAGTGCAGTAAGCTGAACTTAGTATCCATTTGGAAGATAAAATTGCGCCGCCACAGAAGTGTCTATCCTCGATTTGTAAAGAAGCCATGTAGGGCACTGATGCCTCGGCATTTTGGCCACCTTTTATTCCTTAAACATAATACGTACACGATGTTGAATACGTTCTCAGCCAATGTTTAAAGTGCTTATTAGACATTTTACATTTGGACATACAGTGCATTTTTGAAATGGGATACAGTTTTtgtagtgtaaataaaaataaacgatatTTTGACAGATGGAGAAAATGTCGAACAAGTAGATAAGTTCGTGTACTAAGGCTGTATCTTTATTTCGGATGGAAAGTATGGCGATGATACAGAAAGATGAATGATTGCTGGAAATAGAGTAAATGGAGCGATACATACCTTTATGTGTAGCCAAGAAATTTCAAACAAGGCTCGTACATAGTGTCTATCTCGACGGGAGTAAGTGTTGGGTGCAGCAGAGAAAGaatgaaactaaaataaatgctgTAGAAATGAGAGCGTTAAGAAGTATGTGTGGTATATTGCGTGATAGGACAAGTAATAGTGAGATACGTAAGCACTGTGGGTCAAAGGCGAAGGTACGAAACAAGGATGCGAAAGGAAATGCTCAGGTGGTTTGGCCAGATAGAACGGATGAATGGGAAACGAAAACGAAACTTGGATATACGAGGCCACCGGGGATAGTAATTATACCGAAGCGGCTTTCCGCTTTGGCTTCCGCTATGCCTTTTCGTACCTACCAAATCCAGGAGGTACAAGAGAAGGGACAACTTAAAAGTACCCATGAGTCACCGAGCATGCAGAGTGAGTGTCTTAAAAGTGGATGAAGTGACAGATGTATGTCAATACCGTAAGTGGAGACCTGTGGTCTCTACCTATCCCTTCGGGACAACGttgtgataatataaataaataaaaaagtttttgtgGAAAAAGAGTTAAACCggataataactaataaaattaacgcACTTACCCACAGCAAAGTCGAATGTAAGAAGTAAAAAACCTAATACAGCAATCATTATAGCagtagattatatatttttggacACAAAATTAACATCAGTGGTTCTATTTATACAAGAAAactaattgttaatttaaaaactaatttactgttctttttatttttttaataaaatatacttcttCGACTTATGTTAATTCATGgcttaattaatgttttttaaccTTTGAAAAGGTAATTACGAATGACgcaattacttaatataatccagttgttaaagatataaataatacatatattacttaaACAAGAAATAAGTATGCAAAagagtaattttaaatgttatgtaagcattattttaatatgtaccATTATTCAGCTTTAAATTATGAATGGTAGAACTAGATTTCGACTTGAAGACCGATCGACAAGATATTGCAGAATTAGgactatttgaaaaaaaaaattgaatgaaaCAGGAATTTTCAAGTCCTCCAACATAGAGTGGATATATTTGCGCCTATATCAAACCTAGATCAATGCACTAAACTACTcactctaataataataatactattttttttcgcCAGAGTATGGTATTGTTATGAtggtacaatctaaagttcgcatattctgccacacataatggcgtgcaaatttgtctttaaaggacTTTTACAATATATGTCATCTAAattagtcaattcttatattactTGTATCatacattatcaaattaatattatttataatatttcatgcaaataatcatttattgaataatattttttttccaaaagtagtacgattttttttccaaaagtagtacgatttttaaaaactctagtcggaagatcttttaatgattttagtaaattactGTAAACCTTGATTCCCATgcaaaaggtgtttttcctaAACAGTTGCACACTAATTTTTGGCACAGCAAATTTCTCCCCACGTCTACTTCGACAGATCCCTATTCCCATTGACaggaataattatatttctaaaatatacatacaggGAAGAGATAAAATATTGAGCTTCTTAAACAAAGGTACGCAACTGTCTAGAGACTTTGCTCCATAAATTGCTCTATAAGATTTCTTTTGAGCCTTAAATATCCcattgaattttttacatCTTGTTCGTTTTTACTTTCAATTATAAGTGACATCAGCAAATAGTAATGCAGTTCTAGTGTATAGCATCTGGGAGAACATTTTTATACGttagaaatatatgtataataaataataatatgtagtgGGCCAAAATACTGCTTTGAGGTGTTCCGTACtcatttttcttaaatgtcGCATGATAActttgtcaattttttttatataatatgggAAATAAAGTTATTGGTCTATAATTAGTCATTTGTGTTTCTGCTCCGTTTTTATGTAGCGAATGGTttgataattgatatttttagtttttgagGAAAGATCCCTTCTATTATCGATAGATTAATTGGATTTTGACTTCTAGTAAATGAGGTAAAATAGACATTAAATAAGTAGCATATTTAGTTCCTGATTCTATGGTGATTCTTTTTTgattagatattaattaattgctagtatttgttttgattactCTCCAGGCTGctctatttttgttttttgcgCAATTTATGTATTCTGCATTAGCAAGCTGATAGGatttatgtatacattttaaaatagatgaGCATTCGTTATATTTTGcagatttattttgtttttattgtacttttttatataatatttagggaTAACGTTATTTTCTTATTGAACATTTTTTAGCGCTTCAGTAAAGAATCTATTTTTGATAGACATtagtttattaagtatttttaatttttaacatcgGAAAACAtgttgtaaaataatgttagtGTCAAGGAAGTTGTCGAATGCTTCATTCGTTTCGCTTTAGCTGTATACGTCCGAGAAGGTGAGGCTTGATAGACacctaataaatttattagtattttccCTATTGAGTTTCGTCTGTATATAAACCAGTACTTTGggttatcattaaaattttggTTTTCTTCGAGTGTAAAAGACAGCGATTGCGTGGTCTCATGGTCTGAAAGTGCCAAGTAGTGGAGAGCTATAGTCATATATGTTACTTGCTATTAAGGCTAAGCAGgagtttttacataatttgtaaattattatttcgaaGAACAGAGATATGTTTGCGggaacttttattatttcttaaaatgtcTATGTTccaataatgtttattagttCACTTACaagtttttctaaattatataaataagttgttACATCTAAAGTAGGCGTCcagtaaatacatattattattattaagttctaTTCACCTACTTATTTCAACGCCACAGTATTCGAATTGGAGAGGTATCGACCTCCAGTCTAGGGTAACAAATTTccttgtattttaaattgtttttattaagacGCACGAACCTCCTCGGCGTTGATGAGGTCGAGAATATGAAGATActaatctataattatttatcttaacgTTGGATTCGCTTCcttgtttaataaaagtttctgTGAAACATATGACGTCTACATTTCCTAAATTTCTTGGCAGGTCAGTGATGGCTATACTAATTAAATCATGTTTGTTAAGCAACCCTGCTATATTTTGATGGACGTgtcttaatttataataaataataattaaaaaaaatattttatatttattttaattattacctgatattttaagataatctgttgtttttaattgtacaaTGTGAGTTGAGTTTGTGTGGCTATTTTGTACGCTGGCTTAACAGTTGGGAATTGTCCTGTGCTGTGTATAATATCGAATGTGTCTCCgtgtttattttatcacaTAAGTTTAAGAGGTATTTTGTATGAGAATATGGTGAGTTTTTATCGTACTTCAAGTGGCGAATTTTTggagtgaaacttctttatcggcgttggaaataaatttaccgtcacatttttcggttacgcgtcttTTTCTTCTCCCtaccatggttgattcgaagagtacTTTCTCCAACGGAGTAAGGATAGCATGTCATTTAAAAATGacagtaataattctaatacaattaatgaaattctgtaaaaatcttagtagtaataaggtaaaataaaataattgtattatttgtattcatgtctatcaaaataaaatcggTTGGTAGTCGTCGACCTGTATCGATGCTTGCAGTTGTTTGTGTTTTTAGCATGCCGTGTCCGCCATTTTGTCAGTTGACTGCAACTTTAGGAGTGCGCACGCgcgattttataaaatgatctCCAGTGACAGTATTCATATTGGAATGCTAATTATGgaagtaaagaaaaatgcttgtatttggaaatataaactataagtGGTCAGTAACAAAAGtgattttaagaataaatccataaatgaaaaaaatcttgAACCCACAATATACGTGTGTTTCTTTTTCGTTTTCCTCGACGTCGACAGAGTTAAAGCAAGTATTTCTTCTTCGGAATTCATTTTGCAACTGGCTCCTATACAAAGATAGTCGACGATGGCTGCCGTACAGCTTCCATTTTGACACGTCTACGGTGCCGCCAACGCGCCAACGGCTGCCGTCGACGAGTGTAGTTGATCTGCCGCTCGTGTAGTTAGCCCTaacagtaatatttttattctatatgcAAAAGTTTTGATCCGTCATATGTCACATTTAATAACGTGATTGatgtttcacttctgacaggAGGCTTGGCGGGAAATTGAAAAAGCGcggtactattttttttttttctaaaataatactttaattaaaataaatattatttctttgtaaataacagtattaatagacaaattaaatataaacatagtgtataaataataaacatggaAGGAAACGAGGGGGGCGGGCTTGACCCGCCCAACTCAAAAAAGAGACCACGACGGCGGCTCGAAGATCCCCAAAATGTTTCTGATGCTGGCGGCGGAGGCGGTGAGAAAGACTCGTATATCCCATATCTCAAGCCTAATTATAAAAGACTATATCCTGAAAATTCTATTCTATATATGGaatttaaggtttttattgaaaacaaaaatattcaggaCAGGCTGGGAAATAAAAgcccaatatatttaaactacaTATTCTCCGAAATTAAAGGCGTGGTGGCAATAAGGCGAATTAgcgcaaataaaattgttgtgatatttaaacaacataataCAGCTAATAACTTGATACACAATATAAGTTTTCTTGAGAAACATATGAAAGCATACATTCCAGTAGCTCAAATTGAAAAAACTGGTATTATCAGATTTGTGCCTGCAAGTATATCAAATAAAGAactatttactaaattaacttctacaaatgaaataattgcagtTGGgagatttatgaaaaaaattggcaaTGAATTAGTCGGAACACAAACTGTTAGTATCACATTTTTGGCAAACTCTTTACCTGAGAGTGtccaatatgatttatttttttacagagtgTTTGAATATATACCTCCTCTCCAACAATGTttcaaatgtatgaaatttaatcattatgctaaaatttgtaatgGCAAACAGCGTTGCTCTATTTGTTCAGGTGAACATTCTTATAAAGActgcaataaacaaaatgagaTTTGCTGTGTAAATTGCAGTGGACCTCATTTAGCAATATCCAAAATGTGTCcgataaaaatgaataaaatcctagaaaagaaaaataaaataacatatgcaAGCATTGCCAGCACAAAAGATAACAATGAGTTCCCTCCCCTTCCACCACGCTCCAaccctgtaaataaaaaagtgattagtgtaaataatgcacccaaacatgtaaataaatctgtaaatattaagcctGCCTCACAGGCTGTAagtattaatgatataaaatcacaaataattGCAAACAGTGATGTACTTATGGCCCTGGTACAAACACTGGTTCAAATAGGTAATAAGAATGATAATGAGCCTATAactacaacatttattaaagaaatacttattaaaaatttgttaatataatcgATACACAACCATATACAACATCGTCTCTACATATTGCGCAATTTAATGTTCAAGGTGCAAATCATAAAAAACATCttacaaaattcttaaatgaaaataatattgatatttgtttactaaatGAGACATGGTTAAAAGACCatcaatctttttatatttccggttataatttctacaataaaaattcaaaaaatcctCGTAATGATGTaggattattaattaaaccatatttgaaacacaatgttataaatactacTTTTTATGAAGATATACAAACTATAGCCATAAGTATATACACAGAAAATACTACACTGTCTATTCTTTGTGTGTACTGTCCTCCGTCACGTAGGAGTATAAGAATGAATAGATTGCACAATATTATAAGAGAATTACCGAAGCCTCTTTTTGTAAGTGGTGATTTCAATGCACATCATATTGCTTTTGGATATGGTATGTCTACGAAAAGTCGAAggaataacttatataatataattgatgaatgtgacttatgtattttgaataatggTAGCTTTACTACAATAAATTATCCTACACGCAACCCCTCAGCAATAGATGTAAGCTTTGTTAGTCCATGTATGGCTCCTCTTTGTGAATGGTCAGTACATGATGATGCTATGGGTAGTTATCATTATCCAACCATAACAAACATTACAATGTGCATTGAAAgatacacaattaataaacatgttgacagatttttatatgataaaacaGATTGGTCAAAGTATAGTGAATTTTCTGGTTTAGTCTTCCATGACATGATGGTTAGCGAAGAGAGTCCAATAAAATCTTATGATGAGTTTTGTAACCGGCtcaataaactcaaactcatgGCAGTTCCTAGATTCACTAGGACTAACTTTAGGAGTAGACCACCAGCCCCTTGGTGGAACAGTATATGTGAACAAGCCGTAATACAATCTTACAAAGCCTTGAAATTGTATAGAAATGATTCAACAGAATATAATTACATCAACTATAAAAGATtagatactttaaaaaaacgcacTATAAAGGAGCAAAAAAGAATCAGTTGGAATGGTTTTTGCAATAGTTTCAATAGAACTACACCCATCAGTAAAATTTGGAATctcattaaaaagtttaagggTATCAGAATtggtaataaatcatatagaGATGAATTTGTAGAGCCACTTTTAGATAAGTTATCAGATAGTAACAATTTACTTGACCCAAATTCattagacaattattttaatattaacaatgaaaatcctcaatctaaatttttattggatTCTTTTTCATGGTCTGAACTTTTAATGAGTATACAATCTAGAAGAAATACTAGTCCTGGTTTAGATGattttccatatttattaataaaacatctatCTGAATCTGTACAAAAGctatttttgaatgttctTAATAATCTATGGCATAAAAAACTCATACCAAGTTCATGTCAAACTCAATGTGTAATACCTATATTAAAACCAGATAAGTCACCTGAACAGATCAGTTCTTATCGACCAATCTCGTTATCATCATgtattggaaaaatatttgaaaatatggtGAAATCTCGACTTGACTGGTATGCAGAATCCAATAATGTCATTCCACACATTCAATATGGATTTCGCAGAGGAAGAAGTTGTGTTGATAGCTTCATTTCTTCATAGCTTTTTAGGTATTATCATTGACCAGAAATTGTCATTTGaagaacatattaaatatgtatctagAAATGCATTAAATGGTGTTAACATTTTAAGATGTCTAGCAGGTGTTACATGGGGTGCAGATCCcaaaatactttcattattatataaaactattgtaAGAAGTCACTTTGATTACAGTTCTTTAGCTTATTTAAACAGCACTCATGTACATAAATTGGATATATTGCAGAACAGAGCTTTGAGGATCATATCAGGAGCAATGTGTTCGACTCCCATAAGGGCCATGGAAgtcgaaacaaatattatgccATTGATATTGAGACGACTTATGCTTGCAGAAAGATACTGCCTGAAACTATTATCATCAAATAATAcccaaattataaataggatAATACCTCACCCAATCAATATAGATGGTCCACTCACTTCACCAAATGGTCTCCTGAGAGGTACATCTCCAACTCTGTGCCAGATCTTTTTAGAAATACAATCTCATTATTCTAACATCAAAAAACATTCACACTGGTCGTGTTACACTCATTCATACAGTTGTATCACTCATCCTATTACgattttatcaaattcaatcgaaaataattcagatttactggcttttatagaagaaaataacaagTATTATACAATCTACACTGATGGCAGTAAAGGCAATGATTTTGTGAGAAGTGCGGTATATGATTCCCAAAAAGATGTTGCTCAAAGCTTTGCTCTCGATAAAAAGTGCTCCATATTTACAGCAGAGGCATATGCAGTTTTTGCTgctttaaaatctataatttctataaataattgtaaatattttctaattttgacAGACTCTTTGAGTCTTTTAAATAGCCTAAAGcattcttatattaataattttaaaactaattatattatttatttaattaaagatactgTCTTGCGGTTGCATAAAAAAGATATCTGTTGCCTTTACGTGGGTACCCTCACATAAAGGTATTACTGGTAACGAAAAAGCAGACAAAGCTGCATATGAAGGGATTAACACTCTTAATGACAGAGATGTGGTACAGGTTCCTAtgactgattattattattatatcaataactcgataaaaaatttatggaCAACATTATGGGAAGAAGATCAAAAATTGAAAGGAAAATGGTATGGTAGTATACaggaaaatttacatataagacCCTGTTATGAGTTGAATACTAGCTGTATCGTGAGTCGTGAGTTCGTTACCACAATGAACAGATTGCGCTTTGAGCATAACACTGCACCCGCGCACCTcgctaaacttaatattatagctaacaatatttgctctttctgtaataataacgaGATCGCAGATATCAAccatatcttttttaaatgccaaatccaaatattcatttttaatagactaATATTGGCAAGTGAAATAATGGAAATTAGTGATCCCTCCCGCCGCCAGTTGTGTGATTtgctcaaaaacaaaaagtgttatagtgcattatataaatacatcaaaaataccgtggggaagatttaagaaaacaaatgaaacgATAGATTAACATGTGAATTAGTGACCGTAAATAagacttggcttaaaggtctcgttaccaggccataaaattaaaaaaaaaaatcacttctGACATCTGAACTCTGAAGTTCTCAGTTCTCAATTTCACGTGGGATTGTTTGTATAGTAGTTGAAACTTGAAATTTTCAAAGCTTTTAAGTAAAAGTTGATTAAATTAAAGCTATGAAGTAATCGTCAAACTATAACATGGATTTTATTATCGACACAGTTGGTGATACCGACCTTCTAAATAAGTTAGAGCTATTAAAAAAGGATGACAAACTTTTCATAGGttacattttctattattattctaaactTTGCACTTATTACTTTTCTAAATGTTTATTTGCGATTatttgaaatgtatataaattacagacaaggaaaaaaaaacacaagcCATATTAGACTTATTCGACAAAACAAAGCAAGAGTTAGATGCCAAAGTAGTTGCAGAGGATGCAATTgaaagcaaattaaaaaatcttaaaatagaTCAAATGTATGATGACTTTTTTAATGACATGTTGTGGTCACACTCATTATTagctgtaaataaaaagaaaccaTTATTCACATTTGATCAGTTAGATAAGGAAACGGGGAAACTGAAATCTAATATTGGCTCTGTTGATGTTGACAAGGAAATGAAAAACTCTGTCTTAAAGCCAGGCATAGAAAAAGAACTTGCTTTGCCTCAATACAATATCagtgataaaaaattaaggaaGCTACGGAAGGTAAACTAACACAttactttaaaacaaatatttttaataaaatttcactgaaatttcttattttcactgctatatataatgtataagtgtattgtttaatttagataagaatgaatattaattattattatctacttGTGTTTATAGGAAGAAAGAATGAAAACTAAAGGCCCAGGATGGTTTGACATGAGTGCTCCTGAAATAACACCAGAATTAGAGAGTGatcttaaattacttaaaatgcGGTCTGTGTTAGACCCAAAACGTTTCTACAAGAAGAATGATATGCAAGTTTTGCCTAAGTATTTCCAggtattcttattttataaactcgTACAAATGCTTAGTAGGTTTACTAACcactattattttcttttgagtCCATCTCAATACTtacagataatttaatttaccaagTAATAATAGCAAAATTTTAGCATTACTTATTTGCTTGCATGCTACTTGTACATggtttatataaatcttctgtatattaaacacaaattGATTACATTAGTTAATATGATTTGCTTTTCTACAGCTATCAGAATCACAGAGATACTAAAATATGTGCAGATCCAGAACCTAGttgatttactttttttattttatttttttttaatgaggaATCCTGCGTCTAGAAGCTAATCGCCATGCAGTCAGTCAGATATGTGACAGAGGAGATAGGTAGCAGGGGAGTGTCGAAGTCTCCCCTTGAAAAGGGACATTATTAACTCAGAGGGTTGACGTCTCACGCCGGGCCCGGTCGACAACTACTCCGGAAATATCGTTATGATATTTATAGGCGAGTCGAAGCCCGCTGACCGGCGCCACCCGCGATGTCACTGACATGTTTGACAATCTTGCCGCAGAATTTTTCCAGCTGCGATCTGTGCCTAAGCAACATGTCGGATAGTCCATCCCGGGATATCCTCAAGCCAGTCTCTACCTCCAGATCGCACCTGGCCGTTCCGAATGTTGCACAGTCAACAAGTAAATGAACCACCGTTAGGTCGGTACTGTTGTCAGTCGCACACGGGGCTCGTCTTCAGTTTGAGTCTGTGTAAATAGTGTCTAAAAGCCCCGTGGCCAGTCAGGATCTGCGCCATGTGAGGTGCGAAACGCTTTGTCTTGATTTGTTTGTAtgcttaaaaaaacatttttgtgacTGAGGCTGTTTCACCCTCCACATAGCGCTCGTTCCAGGTGTCTATAGTCTTGAGTCTTGTCAGTCGTCGTAAGTAGAAAAGCGGATAGGCATCGTACCCTATTCGCGTCCCTGTCTCCCCGGCGAGAGCGTCTGCCCTCTCGTTTCCCGTAGTGCCAACGTGCGCCTCCACCCCAAAAGAGTTCAATTTTAATGCCATTTTCAAGGCACTCTTCCAGGTTCTGGCGAATCTCGGCATATTGGGGATCGAGAGAGCGTCCACCCGCGATGGCATCCAGTGAAGAGCGAGAGTCGCTGAGCACAGCCGCATTCCGCCTCCCCTTTGTCAAACATGTCTGCTGCTGCAGTGACGTCTGGCTGTAAGCCCCATCCTATCTTTACCACTTTCGAAACTTGtagatatattgatatagtaaGACTATAGTGTACAAGTTGTCTATGTGCACTTTAAACGTTAATGCAGCGTCTATTTCTACGCCCAGGATccttattttgtttgttaatattattggcACTCTATTCGTCGTGAAGCGAGGGTTGTCAAAGTTACGTTTACGTGTCACTACCAGCCTGGAGCCTTGCACGCAACCTTTGCTTTCTGAAGACTTTATGGCCTGCGTAATTTAGGATGATGCTCCTGTCCTGTAGATAACTGTTCATAATTCTTGTTATGTTTGCAGGACATTCCTCTTTCACCAGTCGAACCAGTATTTGAGGCCACCAGGCACTGTCGAAGGCGCCCTCTATATCGAGCGATATCACAGCtatgattttctttttttcgaGCTTGCTCCTAATATGTCTCACTGCGGTATAGAGGGCCTCGTTGCTGCGCTGGGGCATAAGGCCGTACTGGCGGTTGCTCAAGCGTGGTACCAGGTGCCATCTGATTCTTCTTACTAGCATATTCTCGTACAGTTTGG
This is a stretch of genomic DNA from Pieris brassicae chromosome 1, ilPieBrab1.1, whole genome shotgun sequence. It encodes these proteins:
- the LOC123709410 gene encoding chymotrypsin-2-like; amino-acid sequence: MIAVLGFLLLTFDFAVGIKGGQNAEASVPYMASLQIEDRHFCGGAILSSKWILSSAYCTQTYYYNTSLVTVVVGILNTLERGQSFQADKIIVYDDNFYVKNDLSLVRVKGEMKFNKYVAAIELPEREPKPGTTAVVNGFGSQERYGEVLRQLQTLNMSTLSLEKCNSLYTDRRRPLHKEQLCAVGAKKEASVCLGDSGGPLYNGKNLIGIVSTTNSCGRSKPSIFTNIFYYTKWIMDNMN
- the LOC123709825 gene encoding deoxynucleotidyltransferase terminal-interacting protein 2 isoform X1, translating into MCSTPIRAMEVETNIMPLILRRLMLAERYCLKLLSSNNTQIINRIIPHPINIDGPLTSPNGLLRDKEKKTQAILDLFDKTKQELDAKVVAEDAIESKLKNLKIDQMYDDFFNDMLWSHSLLAVNKKKPLFTFDQLDKETGKLKSNIGSVDVDKEMKNSVLKPGIEKELALPQYNISDKKLRKLRKEERMKTKGPGWFDMSAPEITPELESDLKLLKMRSVLDPKRFYKKNDMQVLPKYFQVGQIMDSALDHVNERLTKKQRKRTMVDELLADAELQKYNKKKYKEIIDEKRKTQYKTFMKDKRIKNKAELKKSKSKKMQNK
- the LOC123709825 gene encoding deoxynucleotidyltransferase terminal-interacting protein 2 isoform X3; protein product: MDFIIDTVGDTDLLNKLELLKKDDKLFIDKEKKTQAILDLFDKTKQELDAKVVAEDAIESKLKNLKIDQMYDDFFNDMLWSHSLLAVNKKKPLFTFDQLDKETGKLKSNIGSVDVDKEMKNSVLKPGIEKELALPQYNISDKKLRKLRKEERMKTKGPGWFDMSAPEITPELESDLKLLKMRSVLDPKRFYKKNDMQVLPKYFQVGQIMDSALDHVNERLTKKQRKRTMVDELLADAELQKYNKKKYKEIIDEKRKTQYKTFMKDKRIKNKAELKKSKSKKMQNK
- the LOC123709825 gene encoding deoxynucleotidyltransferase terminal-interacting protein 2 isoform X2; translated protein: MQNPIMSFHTFNMDFAEEEVVLIASFLHSFLDKEKKTQAILDLFDKTKQELDAKVVAEDAIESKLKNLKIDQMYDDFFNDMLWSHSLLAVNKKKPLFTFDQLDKETGKLKSNIGSVDVDKEMKNSVLKPGIEKELALPQYNISDKKLRKLRKEERMKTKGPGWFDMSAPEITPELESDLKLLKMRSVLDPKRFYKKNDMQVLPKYFQVGQIMDSALDHVNERLTKKQRKRTMVDELLADAELQKYNKKKYKEIIDEKRKTQYKTFMKDKRIKNKAELKKSKSKKMQNK